The Williamsia sp. DF01-3 genome has a window encoding:
- a CDS encoding SDR family oxidoreductase, which translates to MALDSPVDLSGKTAFITGASRGIGAAIGRAFAESGAAVVLFAKSGSAHASLPGTVYSVAEGIENTGGRALAIPGDLRNDTDVESAIAKTVEVFGGLDIVVNNAAAFDTTPTSRVTMKRYDLLQAINARGSFSVSRAAIPHLTASSAGHILSISPPLDLDPKWLGAHLAYTTSKYAVSLATLGLAAELADSGVAANSLWPATAIATEAIRSILGEEVAEQQSRSVDIMADAALAIVGRKPGDCSGNLFTDEQALAAVGVTDLTQYRIGAGNLSRSYFVPEDVEVGS; encoded by the coding sequence ATGGCTTTGGATAGTCCCGTAGACCTGAGCGGCAAGACCGCCTTCATCACCGGCGCCAGCCGCGGAATCGGTGCCGCGATCGGGCGTGCCTTCGCCGAATCCGGTGCCGCGGTGGTCCTGTTCGCGAAATCCGGCTCAGCGCACGCGAGTCTGCCCGGCACGGTGTACAGCGTTGCCGAGGGCATCGAGAACACCGGTGGCCGGGCCCTGGCCATCCCGGGGGACCTGCGCAACGATACGGACGTCGAATCGGCGATCGCCAAGACGGTCGAGGTCTTCGGCGGCCTCGACATCGTTGTCAACAACGCAGCTGCTTTCGACACCACGCCCACCTCACGGGTGACGATGAAACGCTACGACCTCCTGCAGGCGATCAACGCCCGGGGCAGCTTCTCGGTGTCGCGTGCTGCCATTCCCCACCTCACGGCATCGTCGGCCGGGCACATCCTCTCGATATCCCCGCCTCTCGATCTCGACCCGAAATGGCTTGGCGCACATCTGGCTTACACGACGTCGAAGTATGCCGTCAGCCTTGCCACGCTCGGACTCGCGGCCGAACTCGCCGATTCCGGGGTCGCGGCGAACTCGCTGTGGCCGGCAACTGCGATCGCGACGGAGGCCATACGCTCGATCCTCGGCGAGGAGGTTGCCGAGCAACAGTCGCGATCGGTCGACATCATGGCGGATGCGGCGCTGGCCATCGTCGGTCGGAAGCCGGGGGACTGTTCTGGCAATCTGTTCACCGACGAACAGGCACTGGCCGCCGTGGGCGTGACCGATCTGACGCAGTACCGCATCGGCGCCGGCAACTTGTCCCGCAGCTATTTCGTGCCCGAAGATGTCGAGGTCGGCTCGTGA
- a CDS encoding TetR/AcrR family transcriptional regulator, with translation MTSHDAPRSTSATGSSLAAPENGIALGERAVRTREAIIDASRRLFLERGYAGTRINNITDACGISRAGFYTYFRDKREVFNTIGEETYKEIVAVVSLWSDMPSPASLGDVTSWVRQYFSFMDQHGAFIFSSTQSAPTDDEFRRNSQRTQMRVAWLLGTNLVARQQRRYEAPEALGLTMMAMLDQSYFYSRVWRLPVDDDDMIRTLGEQIHDSLANGR, from the coding sequence ATGACATCACACGACGCACCTCGCAGCACGAGCGCAACCGGCAGTTCACTCGCAGCGCCGGAGAACGGCATCGCACTCGGTGAACGAGCGGTCCGCACGCGCGAAGCGATCATCGACGCGTCCCGGCGGCTGTTCCTCGAGCGTGGTTACGCAGGCACTCGGATCAACAACATCACCGACGCGTGCGGAATCTCCCGCGCGGGCTTCTACACGTACTTCCGTGACAAGCGAGAAGTCTTCAACACGATCGGCGAAGAGACCTACAAGGAGATCGTCGCGGTGGTGTCGCTGTGGTCGGACATGCCGTCGCCGGCCTCGCTGGGCGACGTCACCTCGTGGGTGCGTCAGTACTTCAGCTTCATGGATCAGCACGGCGCGTTCATCTTCTCGTCCACCCAATCCGCGCCGACCGACGACGAGTTCCGCCGCAATTCGCAACGGACACAGATGCGGGTGGCCTGGCTCCTCGGTACCAATCTCGTCGCCCGCCAGCAGCGGCGTTATGAAGCACCCGAGGCGCTCGGGTTGACGATGATGGCCATGCTCGACCAGTCGTACTTCTACAGCCGCGTGTGGCGGTTGCCGGTGGACGACGACGACATGATCCGGACGCTCGGGGAGCAGATACACGATTCGCTCGCCAACGGCAGATGA
- a CDS encoding isochorismatase family protein: MSSRNDWDLSGTAVVAIECQNGTLGQDVAIPALRDAAGDLVDRVDDVLRAARSHGVRVVHAVYEGALGAGNLGTEPLWRFIGPASAQWGPGTVPTQVLPRLLDPTDIVSPRHHGLSPVQGTELLSLLRNFGIHTVVLVGVSVNVAVLVTAAAAAGEGFHVVVVRDAVRGVPPEYGEMVLENSIRQVARLALSADLAAQWQSAAG, encoded by the coding sequence ATGAGTTCGCGCAACGACTGGGATCTGTCGGGAACCGCAGTGGTCGCCATCGAATGCCAGAACGGGACGCTCGGCCAGGACGTGGCCATTCCGGCCTTGCGCGACGCCGCCGGAGACCTGGTCGATCGTGTCGATGACGTGCTGCGCGCGGCCCGGTCCCATGGCGTGCGGGTCGTGCACGCCGTGTACGAAGGAGCCCTTGGCGCAGGCAATCTCGGTACCGAGCCGTTGTGGCGGTTCATCGGTCCCGCCTCGGCGCAGTGGGGGCCCGGAACCGTACCGACGCAGGTCCTGCCCCGATTGCTCGACCCCACCGACATCGTCTCGCCCCGCCACCACGGTCTGTCGCCGGTGCAGGGCACCGAATTGCTCTCGCTGCTCAGGAATTTCGGCATCCACACGGTCGTACTGGTCGGCGTATCGGTCAACGTTGCGGTCCTGGTGACCGCAGCGGCGGCCGCAGGCGAAGGCTTCCACGTCGTGGTTGTCCGCGACGCGGTCCGTGGCGTGCCACCGGAGTACGGCGAGATGGTGCTCGAGAACTCGATCAGGCAGGTCGCGCGGTTGGCCCTGTCCGCCGATCTGGCCGCGCAGTGGCAGTCCGCCGCCGGGTGA
- a CDS encoding acetyl-CoA acetyltransferase yields the protein MTVTPVIAGVGRTAFSRRSGRTVLELATEAALGAIADAAIAVDDIDAIATYHDNDTASPSEVASDLGTGPLTWSQSVVGGGSELCALIGTAADVVADGRASHVLIYRAMNGASGIRMGDYGTGSAAGYRQFMAPYGYATPVEVAAMAAARHMAQYGTTREHLGAIAVTMRENAQRNPAAVMNGRPMTMDDYLACRPIAEPLHLLDCCLETDGAVAIVITSATDATARPAVEIRSWAYGAGPHSVVPYEKYPDLTTMFPIWLREQLFERAGVGPADIDVACLYDAFTYTVLSQIEDFGFCDKGLAGEFVGSGAIATGGSLPVNPNGGLLSEGYIHGLNNVAEAVAQLRGSAADRQVPDAHLALVSGYSFSRGSALILGSAA from the coding sequence GTGACCGTGACACCGGTCATCGCCGGTGTCGGCCGGACCGCGTTCTCACGCCGGTCCGGCCGTACGGTGCTGGAACTGGCCACGGAGGCAGCACTGGGCGCGATCGCCGATGCCGCCATCGCGGTAGACGACATCGATGCCATCGCCACCTATCACGACAACGACACGGCCTCTCCGTCCGAGGTGGCCTCCGATCTCGGTACCGGGCCGTTGACCTGGTCGCAGTCGGTGGTCGGCGGAGGCTCCGAGTTGTGTGCCCTCATCGGCACGGCAGCGGACGTCGTGGCCGACGGACGCGCCTCGCACGTGCTGATCTACCGCGCCATGAACGGCGCCAGCGGGATCCGGATGGGCGACTACGGCACCGGCTCGGCCGCCGGATACCGGCAGTTCATGGCCCCGTACGGTTACGCGACGCCGGTGGAGGTGGCCGCGATGGCCGCCGCCCGCCACATGGCGCAGTACGGGACCACCCGGGAGCACCTCGGTGCGATCGCGGTGACGATGCGTGAGAACGCCCAGCGCAACCCGGCGGCGGTGATGAACGGACGACCGATGACCATGGACGACTATCTCGCGTGCCGCCCGATTGCCGAGCCACTGCACCTGCTCGATTGCTGTCTCGAGACCGACGGCGCGGTCGCGATCGTCATCACGTCGGCGACGGACGCCACCGCCAGGCCGGCCGTCGAGATCCGGTCCTGGGCCTACGGCGCCGGACCCCATTCGGTGGTCCCGTACGAGAAGTACCCGGACCTCACCACGATGTTCCCGATCTGGTTGCGCGAGCAGCTGTTCGAACGTGCCGGCGTCGGACCTGCCGACATCGACGTGGCGTGCTTGTACGACGCGTTCACCTACACGGTCCTGAGCCAGATCGAGGACTTCGGATTCTGCGACAAGGGCCTCGCCGGCGAGTTCGTCGGTTCCGGAGCGATCGCGACGGGCGGCTCACTGCCGGTCAATCCGAACGGTGGCCTCCTGTCAGAGGGATACATACACGGGCTCAACAACGTTGCCGAAGCCGTGGCCCAGTTGCGTGGGTCCGCCGCGGACCGTCAGGTGCCCGATGCCCATCTCGCCCTCGTGTCGGGGTACAGCTTCAGCCGCGGCAGTGCGCTCATCCTGGGCTCGGCGGCATGA
- a CDS encoding nuclear transport factor 2 family protein: protein MSISDQVDLELLLSRYTGLGDSGRVDEFAALFTGDGVLDVGGRQFVGPAAIADFARRSAVAMGAIEGLLPGNHHVSSRMTDRVSEDTARSQSVFLFIGTTGPDHWGTYRDRLVRTGDGWRFVSRSVRFSGFAEASGARDYVESLTRSGPGSAGG from the coding sequence ATGTCGATCTCGGATCAGGTCGACCTCGAGTTGCTGCTGTCGCGATACACGGGGTTGGGTGACAGCGGGCGCGTGGACGAGTTCGCGGCCCTGTTCACCGGAGACGGTGTGCTCGATGTCGGCGGACGGCAGTTCGTCGGCCCCGCTGCCATCGCCGACTTCGCGAGACGGTCCGCAGTGGCGATGGGTGCGATCGAGGGCCTGCTGCCCGGCAACCACCATGTTTCGTCGCGGATGACCGATCGGGTCTCGGAGGACACCGCGCGTTCGCAGAGCGTGTTCTTGTTCATCGGTACAACCGGGCCCGATCATTGGGGTACCTACCGGGACCGCCTCGTGCGAACCGGCGATGGTTGGCGATTTGTCTCTCGCAGTGTGCGTTTCAGCGGATTCGCCGAGGCGTCGGGTGCGCGTGACTACGTCGAGTCGCTGACCCGGTCGGGCCCGGGGTCCGCTGGTGGGTGA
- a CDS encoding OB-fold domain-containing protein, whose protein sequence is MTIPYVRPEFRMLPAPTPQSQEYWTGGRNGELLVHRCHSCTNFFLPGAPACWRCQSTDVAPEPVSGRGTVAAFTVNRQTWIPAFPPPYTVAFIELAEQPDTRVVSNVVDIDPEDVTIGLEVEVFFEEWEDVWIPLFRPVKESN, encoded by the coding sequence GTGACCATCCCATACGTACGACCGGAGTTCCGGATGCTTCCGGCTCCGACGCCGCAATCGCAGGAGTACTGGACGGGAGGACGCAACGGAGAGTTGCTTGTCCACCGTTGTCATTCCTGCACCAACTTCTTTCTCCCCGGGGCGCCCGCGTGCTGGCGGTGCCAGAGCACGGATGTGGCACCGGAGCCGGTGTCCGGCCGCGGAACCGTGGCGGCGTTCACGGTGAACCGACAGACCTGGATCCCGGCGTTCCCGCCCCCGTACACCGTTGCGTTCATCGAATTGGCCGAGCAACCGGACACTCGCGTGGTCAGCAACGTGGTCGACATCGATCCGGAGGACGTGACGATCGGCCTCGAGGTCGAGGTCTTCTTCGAAGAGTGGGAAGACGTCTGGATTCCCCTGTTCCGCCCGGTGAAGGAGTCGAACTGA
- a CDS encoding thiolase family protein, whose protein sequence is MSSSDVAIIGVGLHPFGRYPGKSALEMGEDAVYDALTDAGIEWSDVQALYAGSMEVKNPEAIVGLLGLTGVPGRAVFTGCATGATSLAMAANSIKLGEHDITIAVGLDKHERGAFAAHPSVSGLPDWYGEAGLFLTTHFFGMKINRYMHDFGITPETLAKVSAKAMRNGAGNPLAWRRKALSEEEILNSQILNYPLTQYMYCGPDEGAAAVVLCRADKAHFYTDKPVYLRASTLRSRREGAFELLSPSLPLDTVPSPTVDASKEAYEIAGIGPSDVDVIQLQDTDAGSEIIHMAENGFCADGEQEKLIAAGETEISGRLPINTDGGLLANGEPVGASGLRQIFELVNQLRGRAGDRQINDAKVGYAQLYGAPGTAAVTILST, encoded by the coding sequence ATGTCGTCGAGTGACGTAGCGATCATCGGTGTCGGGTTGCACCCGTTCGGCCGGTATCCCGGGAAGTCCGCGCTGGAGATGGGTGAGGACGCCGTCTACGACGCGCTCACCGACGCGGGCATCGAATGGTCCGACGTGCAGGCGCTGTATGCGGGAAGCATGGAGGTCAAGAACCCGGAGGCGATCGTCGGTCTCCTGGGCCTGACCGGGGTCCCCGGGCGGGCGGTCTTCACCGGTTGCGCCACCGGAGCGACGTCGCTGGCGATGGCTGCCAACTCGATCAAGCTCGGTGAACACGACATCACCATCGCAGTCGGTCTGGACAAGCACGAGCGAGGTGCCTTCGCGGCACATCCTTCGGTGTCCGGACTGCCGGATTGGTACGGCGAGGCCGGCCTGTTCCTCACCACGCACTTCTTCGGCATGAAGATCAACCGGTACATGCACGATTTCGGGATCACCCCCGAGACACTGGCCAAGGTGTCGGCGAAGGCGATGCGCAACGGTGCGGGCAACCCGTTGGCCTGGCGCCGCAAAGCGTTGTCGGAGGAAGAGATCCTGAACTCTCAGATCCTCAACTACCCACTGACCCAGTACATGTACTGCGGTCCGGACGAGGGCGCTGCTGCCGTTGTGCTGTGCCGTGCCGACAAGGCGCATTTCTACACCGACAAGCCGGTGTACCTGAGGGCCAGCACCCTGCGCAGCCGACGTGAGGGAGCGTTCGAACTGCTCAGCCCGTCCCTGCCCCTGGACACCGTGCCAAGCCCGACCGTCGACGCCTCCAAGGAGGCGTACGAGATCGCCGGGATCGGGCCGTCGGACGTGGATGTCATCCAGCTGCAGGACACCGACGCCGGGTCGGAGATCATCCACATGGCGGAGAACGGCTTCTGCGCCGACGGTGAGCAGGAGAAGCTCATCGCCGCGGGTGAGACCGAGATCTCCGGACGATTGCCGATCAACACCGACGGCGGCTTGTTGGCCAACGGGGAGCCGGTCGGCGCCTCCGGCCTGCGTCAGATCTTCGAACTCGTCAATCAGCTGCGTGGGCGAGCGGGTGACCGCCAGATCAACGATGCCAAGGTTGGATATGCCCAGCTCTACGGCGCGCCCGGAACGGCAGCGGTCACCATACTGTCAACCTGA
- a CDS encoding Zn-ribbon domain-containing OB-fold protein, which translates to MTEQVPLAEGLFTWPAEEPALLAGRSSDGRLVFPYRRHKIVGKVREELEQVELPRRGTLWTFTTQKFRPPQPPYNGNDDAKTFAPFAVGYVELEGALRVEARLTEADPDKLTIGQEMELKIVPFGVDAEGRETMIYAFAPVEKGQDDVVE; encoded by the coding sequence ATGACCGAACAAGTACCGCTGGCGGAGGGGCTGTTCACCTGGCCCGCCGAGGAGCCGGCACTGCTCGCAGGCAGATCATCAGACGGCAGGCTCGTGTTCCCGTACCGACGGCACAAGATCGTCGGCAAGGTTCGTGAAGAACTGGAGCAGGTCGAGCTCCCCAGGCGCGGAACCCTCTGGACATTCACCACGCAGAAGTTCCGGCCACCTCAGCCGCCCTACAACGGCAACGACGACGCGAAAACCTTTGCGCCCTTTGCTGTGGGGTACGTGGAACTCGAAGGCGCGTTGCGGGTCGAAGCCCGGTTGACCGAGGCAGATCCGGACAAGCTCACCATCGGCCAGGAGATGGAACTCAAGATCGTGCCCTTCGGCGTCGATGCCGAGGGCCGCGAAACAATGATCTACGCATTTGCGCCGGTCGAGAAAGGTCAGGACGATGTCGTCGAGTGA
- a CDS encoding MaoC family dehydratase yields MEIYRGIADLEAAVGKELGPTEWFAVEQDRVDGFADVTEDHQWIHVDTEKAAGGPFGATIAHGFLSLSLVPYFVSQLRRIEGAKMGVNYGLDRVRFPSPVRVGSRIRARTVVKTADRIDDNSVQLVMRTTIEVEGSEKPGCVADLVSRHYF; encoded by the coding sequence ATGGAGATCTACCGCGGAATCGCGGATCTCGAGGCGGCCGTCGGCAAAGAGCTGGGGCCGACCGAGTGGTTTGCAGTCGAACAGGACCGCGTCGACGGTTTCGCCGATGTCACCGAAGACCATCAGTGGATTCACGTCGACACCGAGAAGGCCGCGGGCGGGCCGTTCGGTGCGACGATTGCGCACGGGTTCCTGTCGCTGTCTCTGGTGCCGTATTTCGTGAGCCAGCTGCGCCGTATCGAGGGCGCCAAGATGGGAGTCAACTACGGACTCGACCGCGTCAGGTTTCCCTCGCCGGTCCGCGTCGGCAGCAGGATCCGCGCCCGCACCGTCGTCAAAACCGCCGACCGTATCGACGACAATTCGGTGCAGTTGGTCATGCGCACCACGATCGAGGTCGAAGGAAGCGAAAAGCCGGGCTGTGTGGCCGATTTAGTGAGCCGGCACTACTTCTGA
- a CDS encoding AMP-binding protein — MPPDLTLAQTICDNAIRFPGEPAYVAGDAVLTHGGLRTDAATIATALAARGIRRQDRIALLDRNTLDFTRVLAAGNLSGIVVATVNFRLAPPEIVTIIGDAAPRVLFFGAEYDDLIATIRDELTSVELFVRMGSSDRSPSAGVENLDAFLAEPTDAPPFEARGDDIACLIYTSGTTGKPKGCILGQHEMAGLALTMNGEMRSGSTDRILLCMPLFHVGAMAMALGIHARGGTAVLHEAFDPARILATVADEQITVLHLAPTMLADVVGAARNTGTTLKSVRTVVYSAAPITSSGLADALATMPNVNFMNLYGQTEVITSGLPPELHRSAGTETDARRLRSVGYPFPGTRVRIVTDDGDDAEPGRPGEIAVRCEAMFRGYWNDGVRTAEVLRDGWCHTGDIGLIDEGLLFLVDRKKDVVISGGENVYSLEVEDALTGHPEIDRCAVIGTPDARWGEAVTAVIVRAPDSQIDADEIRDFVRTRLAGYKSPRKVFFVSELPTLSNGKIDKKALRAAYSDID; from the coding sequence ATGCCACCCGATCTGACACTCGCACAAACCATCTGCGACAACGCAATCCGATTTCCCGGCGAACCTGCATACGTCGCGGGCGATGCGGTACTCACGCATGGCGGACTCCGCACCGACGCCGCCACCATCGCCACCGCACTGGCCGCCCGCGGCATCCGCCGTCAGGATCGGATCGCGCTCCTCGATCGCAACACTCTCGACTTCACCCGGGTGCTGGCCGCGGGCAACCTCTCCGGGATCGTGGTGGCCACCGTCAATTTCCGTCTCGCCCCACCGGAGATCGTGACCATCATCGGCGATGCCGCACCCCGGGTGCTGTTCTTCGGCGCCGAGTACGACGACCTCATCGCAACCATCCGGGACGAACTGACCAGCGTGGAGTTGTTCGTCCGGATGGGTTCGTCGGACCGCTCGCCGTCGGCGGGCGTCGAGAACCTCGATGCCTTCCTGGCCGAGCCCACCGACGCACCGCCCTTCGAGGCGCGCGGCGACGACATCGCGTGCCTCATCTACACCAGCGGTACAACCGGGAAGCCCAAGGGCTGCATCCTTGGTCAGCACGAGATGGCCGGCCTGGCACTGACCATGAACGGCGAGATGCGATCGGGGTCGACGGACAGGATCCTCTTGTGCATGCCGCTGTTCCACGTCGGAGCGATGGCGATGGCGCTCGGAATCCATGCTCGTGGCGGCACCGCGGTTCTGCACGAGGCGTTTGATCCCGCACGGATCCTGGCGACGGTTGCCGACGAGCAGATCACCGTCCTACATCTCGCACCGACCATGCTGGCCGACGTCGTCGGCGCCGCACGAAACACCGGCACCACACTGAAATCTGTTCGTACCGTGGTCTATTCGGCCGCACCGATCACCAGTAGCGGATTGGCCGACGCCCTCGCGACCATGCCCAACGTCAACTTCATGAACTTGTACGGCCAAACCGAGGTCATCACCTCGGGTCTGCCGCCAGAGCTGCACCGGTCCGCGGGTACCGAAACCGATGCGCGGCGTCTGCGGTCGGTCGGATATCCGTTCCCGGGCACCCGCGTCCGGATCGTGACCGACGACGGAGACGACGCCGAGCCCGGCCGGCCCGGGGAGATCGCGGTGCGCTGTGAGGCCATGTTCCGTGGCTACTGGAACGACGGTGTCCGCACCGCCGAGGTGCTGCGGGACGGTTGGTGTCACACCGGTGACATCGGCCTGATCGACGAGGGGCTCCTCTTTCTGGTCGACCGCAAGAAGGACGTGGTGATCTCGGGTGGCGAGAACGTGTATTCGCTCGAGGTCGAGGACGCCCTCACCGGGCACCCGGAGATCGACCGGTGCGCGGTGATCGGAACGCCTGATGCGCGCTGGGGAGAAGCGGTGACCGCGGTGATCGTCCGGGCACCGGATTCGCAGATCGACGCCGACGAGATCCGGGACTTCGTCAGGACCCGGCTGGCCGGGTACAAGAGCCCACGCAAGGTGTTCTTCGTGTCGGAGCTTCCCACCTTGAGCAACGGGAAGATCGACAAGAAGGCGCTTCGAGCCGCCTACTCCGACATCGACTAG
- a CDS encoding thiolase family protein, protein MRDAVIVETARTPIGKRNGGLSSVHAVELSAQILNALIERAGISADLVDDVHWGNVLSVGQQSGNVGRMAVLAAGWPEHVPGFTIDRQCGSSQQAISTAAATIVSGQADIIVAGGVEMMSSIPMGATAVEGTGKSGGPAVDRYADELTAPGFFGSFNQGAGAEKIARDWDLSRQQVDEYSVRSHERAAAAQKNGEFDTEIVPITVDDDVVSRDEGIRPGSTVDKLGTLKTPFLEGGVISAGNASQISDGASAVLVMTSEKAASLGLTPIARVHTAVVTGDDPVKMLTGPIPATALALKRSGLTIDEIDAFEINEAFAPVPLAWQIETGARDAKLNPVGGAIALGHPLGASGTRLATTLLAYLQRTGGRYGLQSMCEGGGTANATIFERL, encoded by the coding sequence ATGCGTGATGCCGTCATCGTCGAGACCGCACGTACCCCCATCGGCAAACGCAATGGCGGCCTGTCGAGTGTTCATGCCGTGGAGTTGTCGGCACAGATCCTCAACGCGCTGATCGAGCGCGCCGGCATCTCGGCGGACCTGGTGGACGATGTGCATTGGGGCAACGTGCTGAGCGTGGGCCAGCAGTCCGGCAACGTCGGCCGGATGGCCGTACTGGCGGCCGGCTGGCCCGAACACGTTCCCGGATTCACGATCGATCGCCAGTGTGGGTCGTCCCAGCAGGCGATCTCGACTGCCGCCGCCACAATCGTCTCAGGTCAGGCGGACATCATCGTCGCAGGTGGTGTGGAGATGATGTCATCGATCCCGATGGGCGCCACCGCGGTGGAAGGTACCGGCAAGTCCGGTGGTCCGGCGGTGGATCGCTACGCCGACGAACTCACCGCACCCGGGTTCTTCGGCTCGTTCAACCAAGGTGCAGGCGCGGAGAAGATCGCCCGCGATTGGGACCTGTCCCGCCAGCAGGTCGACGAGTACTCGGTGCGCTCCCACGAACGGGCTGCGGCCGCGCAGAAGAACGGCGAGTTCGACACGGAGATCGTCCCGATCACCGTGGACGACGACGTGGTGAGCCGTGACGAGGGCATCCGGCCCGGATCCACCGTCGACAAGCTCGGAACGCTCAAGACCCCGTTCCTCGAGGGCGGCGTGATCAGCGCGGGCAACGCGTCGCAGATCTCCGACGGGGCCTCGGCCGTGTTGGTGATGACCTCGGAGAAGGCCGCCTCGCTCGGTCTGACGCCGATCGCGCGCGTGCACACCGCTGTGGTGACCGGCGATGATCCGGTCAAGATGCTCACCGGACCGATCCCAGCGACCGCGCTGGCACTCAAGCGCTCCGGCCTCACCATCGACGAGATCGACGCCTTCGAGATCAACGAGGCGTTTGCACCCGTTCCGCTGGCATGGCAGATCGAGACCGGCGCGCGCGACGCCAAACTCAACCCCGTCGGCGGTGCCATCGCGCTCGGCCACCCCCTCGGGGCCTCGGGCACGCGGTTGGCCACAACATTGCTGGCGTACCTGCAGCGCACCGGGGGTCGGTACGGCCTGCAGTCGATGTGTGAGGGCGGAGGAACCGCCAACGCCACCATTTTCGAGCGTCTCTAG
- a CDS encoding acyl-CoA thioesterase II produces MSEQHGDGTTDPPAATTDGTDELSRLITLIELEPLDVDRFRAVNDSELTPVRLFGGLIAAQALRAAQRTVSAEFGVHSLHTEFLRSGPPDVPLTLVVHRSRDGRSFASRTVTVIQSDQVICTLTASFHVEEPSPVHEALMPIVPGPDEGEWSPPLDADWGPQLAFEHRGRLEKVDGAVVRRYWTRPVGPVPDDPALRACLFTVLTDFWAMLPAVESIGLDPMGPTQHISLDHSIWFHRDIPLDEWILVEQRSVATVNSRGLVFGSVFSGDGATIASVAQEALIRGPRGS; encoded by the coding sequence ATGTCAGAGCAGCACGGAGACGGCACTACCGATCCACCGGCGGCCACTACTGACGGTACAGACGAACTGTCGAGATTGATCACTCTGATCGAGCTCGAGCCTCTCGATGTCGACCGCTTTCGAGCGGTCAACGACTCCGAGCTGACCCCGGTGCGGCTGTTCGGCGGCCTGATCGCCGCACAGGCTTTGCGTGCCGCGCAACGAACCGTGTCGGCAGAATTCGGCGTGCATTCGCTGCACACCGAGTTCCTCCGGTCCGGTCCGCCCGATGTTCCACTGACGTTGGTGGTGCACCGGTCCCGCGACGGCCGGTCGTTCGCCTCGAGGACGGTGACGGTGATCCAGTCCGACCAGGTGATCTGCACGTTGACGGCCTCATTTCACGTCGAGGAACCGAGCCCGGTCCACGAGGCTTTGATGCCGATCGTGCCGGGTCCCGACGAGGGCGAGTGGTCTCCGCCGCTCGATGCGGACTGGGGTCCCCAGCTGGCCTTCGAACACCGGGGACGACTGGAGAAGGTCGACGGCGCCGTCGTCCGGCGTTACTGGACCCGCCCGGTCGGTCCGGTACCCGACGATCCGGCGTTGCGCGCGTGTCTCTTCACCGTCTTGACCGACTTCTGGGCCATGCTGCCCGCAGTCGAATCAATCGGCCTCGATCCCATGGGCCCCACCCAGCACATCTCGCTGGACCACTCGATCTGGTTTCACCGGGACATCCCTCTCGACGAGTGGATTCTGGTCGAGCAGAGATCTGTCGCGACCGTCAACTCTCGCGGTCTGGTCTTCGGCTCGGTGTTCAGCGGCGACGGAGCGACGATCGCCAGCGTGGCCCAGGAAGCGCTGATTCGCGGCCCGCGGGGCAGCTAG